From the Microplitis mediator isolate UGA2020A chromosome 6, iyMicMedi2.1, whole genome shotgun sequence genome, one window contains:
- the LOC130670443 gene encoding putative ankyrin repeat protein RF_0381, with protein sequence MVKLLLNRGADANAHCLDRGDGYTALHYAVMNDNIVVIDLVLKRGANINVKSSDGKAILLHLAIETGTEAIVRCLLDAGADINIRRNTDCYQDLTPVIEAFSRERRFTVSLLIEYGADLSAMAMATYAKNKRIEKAMTLPKLNSKFPLYAHMLMELVDKARKRNQLLKKVCENLEDVSINLPYNCSEIDHNMAEVPA encoded by the exons atggtaAAATTATTACTGAATCGTGGTGCTGACGCCAATGCTCATTGTCTAGACCGAGGCGATGGATACACGGCATTGCATTATGCTGTAATGAATGATAATATTGTAGTGATTGATCTTGTACTGAAAAGGGGTGCTAACATTAATGTCAAGTCAAGCGATGGAAAGGCAATCTTACTACATCTCGCCATTGAAACCGGAACCGAAGCCATTGTTCGATGTTTGTTAGATGCTGGCGCTGATATAAACATCAGAAGGAATACGGATTGTTACCAAGATCTAACGCCGGTTATTGAAGCTTTTAGCCGGGAACGAAGATTCACGGTgtctttattaattgaatatgGTGCGGACTTGAGTGCCATGGCT ATGGCGACGTACGCGAAGAATAAGAGAATTGAGAAAGCTATGACTCTTcctaaattaaattcaaagtttccGCTGTACGCGCATATGTTGATGGAACTTGTTGATAAAGCACGCAAGCGCAATCAACTGCTTAAAAAAGTTTGCGAGAATCTGGAGGATGTTTCTATCAATTTGCCTTACAATTGC AGTGAGATAGATCACAACATGGCCGAAGTGCCGGCGTGA
- the LOC130670444 gene encoding prostatic spermine-binding protein-like, with protein MKIKSSSLFDESNYENRVTIIDMPGTEDSMALNVDGYSKDDLKSDGPHSSDGASDEQNPDLQNDPNEQTDADDNIDSDHDRASRDSTAATNVPGSDGGDEEEDDNADDARAGNVHDAGDNDRRTTSGSDEGNGNDGGDAAGVEGYLKNHDWKAEFADPSNTALGIQGLVRHISSHQKKCSGIIYVCLECAEEFSAPRLDYDHWEKCTPNLPLPVQLKHRPR; from the exons atgaaaattaagagctcatcttTG ttcgaTGAATCAAACTACGAAAACCGTGTTACTATCATCGACATGCCGGGGACTGAAGACAGCATGGCACTAAACGTAGACGGTTACTCAAAAGACGACTTAAAAAGCGACGGACCACACAGTAGTGATGGGGCTAGCGATGAACAAAATCCTGACCTACAAAATGACCCGAACGAACAAACTGACGCTGATGACAACATTGACAGTGACCATGACAGGGCTAGTCGTGATAGTACCGCGGCTACAAACGTACCTGGAAGTGATGGGGGTGACGAAGAAGAAGACGACAACGCCGACGATGCACGCGCGGGTAACGTTCACGACGCTGGGGACAATGATCGTAGAACCACTAGTGGGTCTGATGAAGGCAATGGTAACGATGGTGGTGATGCTGCCGGTGTCGAAGGTTATCTGAAGAACCATGATTGGAAGGCAGAATTTGCAGATCCTAGTAATACCGCGTTGGGTATTCAAGGATT AGTCAGACACATTTCTAGCCATCAGAAAAAATGCTCGGGCATAATATACGTATGCTTGGAATGCGCTGAAGAATTTAGTGCGCCTAGATTGGATTACGATCATTGGGAGAAATGTACACCGAACCTCCCCCTCCCTGTGCAGCTCAAACACCGGCCTCGTTAA